Proteins found in one Coffea eugenioides isolate CCC68of chromosome 5, Ceug_1.0, whole genome shotgun sequence genomic segment:
- the LOC113770396 gene encoding LOW QUALITY PROTEIN: 65-kDa microtubule-associated protein 1-like (The sequence of the model RefSeq protein was modified relative to this genomic sequence to represent the inferred CDS: deleted 2 bases in 1 codon), translating to MAAVDAQCPLLGETTCGSLLQQLQLIWDEVGETDEERDKMLLQLEQECLDVYKRKVDQAAKSRAHLLQALADAKVELSSLLSALGEKSFVGIPEKTTGTIKEQLAAIAPALEKLMKLKEERIKEFSDVQSQIQKICGEIAGTTEQERPSVDESDLSLKKLDEFHAHLQELQKEKSERLHKVLEFVSTVHDLCAVLGMDFFSTVTEVHPSLNDSTGVQSKSISNDTLSRLAKTVLALKEDKRQRLHKLQELATQLTDLWNLMDTPEEERSLFDHVTCNISASVDEVTIPGALALDLIEQAEVEVERLDQLKASRMKEIAFKRQAELEEIFARAHIEIDSEAARDKIMALIDSGNVEPADLLADMDNQIAKAKDEALSRKEILDKVEKWMSACEEESWLEDYNRDDNRYNASRGAHLNLKRAEKARVLVNKIPALVDTLVTKTRAWEEDRGISFTYDGVPLLAMLDEYAMLRHDREEEKRRLRDQKKFHEQLSKEQEAMFGTTPSPARQVGVKKVVGPRANGGANGTAGRRLSLPAHQNGSRSINKDGKRDSSRPIAPVNYVAISKEDAASHISGTEPLPSTP from the exons ATGGCAGCAGTGGACGCCCAATGTCCTCTTCTAGGAGAGACTACCTGTGGTTCTTTACTGCAGCAATTGCAG CTAATCTGGGATGAGGTTGGTGAAACTGATGAGGAGCGGGATAAGATGCTTCTTCAGTTGGAGCAAGAGTGCTTGGATGTGTACAAGAGAAAGGTTGACCAGGCTGCAAAGTCCAGGGCACACCTTCTTCAGGCATTAGCTGATGCCAAAGTTGAACTCTCAAGTCTTTTATCTGCACTAGGCGAGAAGAGTTTTGTTGGAATT CCTGAGAAGACTACTGGAACAATCAAGGAACAACTTGCTGCTATAGCACCGGCATTGGAGAAATTGATGAAACTGAAAGAAGAGAGGATAAAAGAGTTTTCTGACGTGCAGTCacaaatacaaaaaatatgTGGAGAGATTGCTGGGACAACTGAGCAG GAAAGACCGTCCGTGGATGAGTCTGATTTATCGCTCAAGAAGTTAGATGAATTCCATGCTCATCTACAAGAACTTCAGAAAGAAAAG AGTGAGAGATTGCACAAGGTACTTGAATTTGTCAGCACCGTGCACGATCTTTGTGCTGTGCTTGGGATGGATTTCTTCAGTACTGTGACAGAAGTGCATCCTAGCTTGAATGATTCTACTGGTGTCCAATCTAAAAGCATAAGCAATGACACACTGTCAAGATTGGCCAAGACTGTCCTAGCACTAAAGGAGGATAAAAGACAGAGGCTGCATAAG CTTCAAGAATTAGCAACCCAGCTAACTGATCTTTGGAATTTGATGGATACCCCTGAAGAAGAACGGAGTTTATTTGATCATGTTACTTGTAATATATCAGCTTCAGTTGATGAAGTTACCATTCCTGGGGCCCTTGCGCTGGATCTGATTGAACAG GCTGAGGTGGAGGTTGAAAGGCTTGATCAGCTAAAAGCTAGTAGAATGAAggaaattgctttcaagaggcAGGCTGAGCTTGAAGAGATATTTGCTCGTGCTCACATAGAGATTGATTCGGAGGCTGCTCGAGACAAAATTATGGCTCTCATTGATTCTGGGAATGTTGAGCCTGCAGATTTACTGGCAGACATGGATAATCAGATTGCAAAGGCGAAAGACGAGGCTTTGAGCAGGAAAGAGATATTGGATAAGGTTGAGAAGTGGATGTCAGCTTGTGAAGAAGAGAGCTGGCTTGAGGACTATAATAGG GATGATAACAGGTACAATGCAAGTCGTGGTGCACATTTGAATCTCAAGCGTGCTGAGAAGGCTCGGGTATTAGTAAACAAAATACCAG CTCTTGTTGACACCTTGGTTACCAAGACTCGAGCATGGGAAGAAGATCGTGGCATATCATTCACGTATGATGGTGTTCCACTACTGGCGATGCTAGATGAATATGCAATGCTCAGACATGAcagagaagaagagaaaagaaggtTGAGG GATCAAAAGAAATTCCATGAGCAGCTGAGCAAGGAACAAGAAGCAATGTTTGGTACAACACCTAGCCCTGCTCGACAGGTTGGTGTGAAGAAGGTGGTGGGTCCACGGGCAAATGGAGGTGCTAATGGAACTGCAGGGAGACGACTGTCTCTTCCTGCCCATCAAAATGGTTCTAGGTCAATTAACAAGGACGGGAAGAGAGATAGCTCGAGGCCAATTGCTCCTGTGAATTATGTTGCCATATCGAAAGAAGATGCTGCATCACATATTTCGGGCACCGAACCACTTCCAAGTACACCATAG
- the LOC113771956 gene encoding indole-3-acetate O-methyltransferase 1, whose amino-acid sequence MAPAEDNVVVPHKKLEKLLSMKGGKGEASYVNNSQAQAQHARSMLHLLKDTLDVVQLNSPETPFAVADLGCSCGSNTLFIVDVIIKHMIKRYEALGYDEPPEFSAFFSDLPSNDFNTLFQLLPPYGGSMEECLASDSHRSYFAAGVPGSFYRRLFPARSVDFFYSAFSLHWLSQVPDAVVDNRSAAYNKGRIFIHGANEITADAYRKQFQTDLAGFLRSRSLEMKRGGSMFLACLGKTSLDPTDQGGAGLLFGADFQDAWDDLVREGLITSEKRDKFNIPVYAPSLQDFKEVVEADGSFVINKLEVFKGGSPLVVNHPDDAAEVGRALANSCRSISGVLVDAHLGDHLSEELFSRVQRRATSHAKDILEHLQFFHIIASLSLAI is encoded by the exons ATGGCTCCTGCGGAAGACAACGTTGTTGTTCCACACAAGAAGCTTGAGAAGTTGCTGAGCATGAAAGGAGGCAAGGGAGAGGCTAGCTATGTCAATAACTCTCAAGCCCAG GCTCAACATGCTCGGTCCATGCTCCATCTTCTGAAAGACACCCTGGACGTAGTCCAACTAAACAGCCCGGAAACCCCTTTCGCGGTGGCTGATTTGGGATGCTCTTGCGGCAGCAACACTCTCTTCATCGTTGACGTGATCATCAAGCACATGATCAAGCGTTACGAGGCCTTAGGCTACGATGAGCCACCGGAGTTTTCAGCATTTTTCTCTGATCTCCCCTCTAACGACTTCAACACTCTTTTTCAGCTCCTCCCACCCTACGGCGGTAGCATGGAGGAGTGCCTCGCTTCCGACAGCCACCGCTCGTATTTTGCTGCGGGAGTTCCTGGTTCATTTTACCGCCGCCTCTTCCCTGCTAGATCAGTTGATTTCTTTTACTCTGCGTTTTCCCTGCACTGGCTTTCTCAG GTGCCCGATGCTGTGGTGGACAATAGATCAGCGGCTTACAACAAAGGAAGAATATTCATCCACGGTGCAAATGAGATCACAGCAGACGCCTATAGAAAGCAGTTCCAGACGGATTTAGCCGGTTTCCTCAGGTCAAGATCACTGGAAATGAAGAGGGGCGGATCAATGTTCTTGGCCTGTTTAGGCAAAACTTCACTCGACCCCACAGACCAAGGTGGGGCAGGGCTTCTTTTTGGGGCTGACTTTCAAGATGCCTGGGATGATCTTGTCCGAGAG GGTTTAATCACGAGCGAGAAAAGGGACAAGTTCAACATTCCGGTGTACGCGCCGAGCCTGCAAGACTTCAAGGAGGTAGTGGAAGCCGATGGGTCGTTTGTCATAAACAAGCTGGAAGTATTCAAAGGAGGAAGCCCGCTGGTGGTGAATCACCCAGATGATGCGGCTGAGGTGGGCCGAGCCTTAGCCAACAGCTGCAGGAGCATCAGTGGAGTCCTAGTCGATGCCCACTTAGGCGATCACCTCAGCGAGGAGCTGTTCTCCCGTGTCCAGCGCCGAGCCACAAGCCACGCTAAAGACATACTAGAACACCTCCAATTCTTTCATATAATTGCCTCTCTTTCTTTGGCTATATAG
- the LOC113772038 gene encoding protein HOMOLOG OF MAMMALIAN LYST-INTERACTING PROTEIN 5: protein MAGENEPAKLLLPYLQRADELQKHEPLVAYYCRLYAMERGLKIPQSERTKTTNSLLVSLMNQLEKDKKSLQLGPDDHLHLEGFAMNVFSKADKQDRAGKADLNTAKTFYAASIFFEIINQFGELQPDLEQKQKYAAWKAADIRKALKEGRKPVPGPPGGEKDLSVPPSTSSGEYDLESRSSDPALQDLEQRRTDVPFQDIEPRSDTIIRPSTGADYPPQPGSDAATRPTFESDSSPQTYDTVNFHHSANIPPPSNLVASPSSNLPPSPYPADDYPSHTFHQPPSTNGSENYSQFYHQQAYRHEAQQHYPSHDVPSYSYPHFQSYPSFTESSLPTAPSHYPSQYQGSDASYSTTSAPSTTNYASGTEYNSAGGNGSVSEPKITAAQTYHYDSSYQPPPEKIAEAHKAARFAVGALAFDDVSVAVDHLKKSLELLTLPSAGH, encoded by the exons ATGGCAGGGGAAAACGAACCAGCAAAGCTGTTATTGCCTTATCTTCAACGAGCCGATGAATTGCAGAAGCACGAACCCCTCGTTGCTTACTATT GTCGATTATATGCGATGGAACGAGGATTGAAGATCCCCCAGAGCGAGCGTACTAAGACCACCAACTCTCTCCTCGTTTCCCTCATGAATCAACTTGAGAAG GACAAAAAGTCACTGCAGCTGGGGCCTGATGATCATTTACACCTTGAGGGATTTGCCATGAATGTGTTTTCTAAGGCAGACAAGCAGGATCGTGCTGGAAAAGCTGACCT GAACACAGCAAAGACTTTTTATGCTGCTAGCATTTTCTTTGAAATAATCAACCAGTTTGGTGAACTTCAGCCTGAT CTTGAACAGAAGCAGAAATATGCGGCCTGGAAAGCAGCAGATATCAGGAAAGCTTTGAAAGAAGGGAGGAAACCTGTACCAGGTCCTCCCGGGGGTGAGAAGGACTTATCTGTGCCACCAAGTACATCAAGTGGTGAATAC GACCTTGAATCAAGAAGTAGTGACCCAGCACTTCAGGACCTTGAACAGAGAAGAACTGATGTGCCTTTCCAGGACATTGAACCAAGAAGTGATACCATTATTAGACCCTCAACCGGAGCTGATTATCCACCTCAACCGGGAAGTGATGCTGCTACGAGACCTACATTTGAGTCAGATTCGTCTCCTCAAACATATGACACAGTTAACTTCCACCATTCTGCAAATATTCCTCCCCCTTCCAACCTAGTGGCATCACCTTCGTCAAATTTACCTCCATCTCCTTATCCTGCTGATGATTATCCTTCACATACTTTCCATCAGCCTCCTTCAACCAACGGATCTGAAAATTATTCCCAATTCTATCATCAACAAGCATACCGACATGAAGCCCAGCAGCACTATCCTTCACATGATGTTCCCTCTTACTCATATCCCCATTTTCAGTCTTATCCTAGTTTTACTGAGAGTAGCCTTCCCACTGCTCCATCTCACTATCCTTCACAATATCAAGGTTCTGATGCTTCCTACTCTACAACATCAGCTCCTAGTACCACCAATTATGCATCAGGTACAGAGTATAATTCAGCTGGTGGAAATGGGAGTGTTTCAGAACCTAAAATAACTGCTGCACAAACATATCACTATGACAGCAGTTACCAGCCTCCGCCTGAAAAGATTGCTGAAGCACACAAGGCTGCAAGATTTGCAGTTGGAGCCTTGGCATTTGATGATGTTTCTGTTGCTGTGGATCACCTTAAGAAGTCACTTGAGTTATTAACACTTCCATCTGCTGGTCACTGA